Proteins from one Mesorhizobium sp. M9A.F.Ca.ET.002.03.1.2 genomic window:
- a CDS encoding DMT family transporter, with protein sequence MSSHIDHQKGLLITAIGGLTLTVDIPLIRLADGEAWTILLLRTGTTLVAALIIWAVWRSLSRNAPQLIPGWSGLVVAICYGLTSVTFITSIYHTTTANLVFILAFNTVFAALLSWVVLKERPRPATVVAMLVMIVGVAIIVGDSIGTGHLFGDFMALCSAFFIALAITLSRASGKDMGFASLIGVILPLGVAVFMVSSEGFQVNAPWWIIFNGAVIMPISFFCLANGPKYISGPEVAMFYVLETVLAPVWVWMVFAETPSRNSLIGGAILIVTLVAHSLWQLHEGRKRRAALAVSHPA encoded by the coding sequence ATGTCATCCCATATCGACCACCAGAAGGGTCTTCTCATCACCGCCATCGGCGGGCTGACGCTGACCGTCGACATTCCACTGATCCGGCTCGCCGACGGCGAGGCGTGGACGATCCTGCTACTGCGCACCGGCACCACCTTGGTCGCGGCGCTGATCATCTGGGCTGTCTGGCGCTCGCTGAGCAGGAACGCGCCGCAGCTCATCCCCGGCTGGTCGGGCCTGGTTGTCGCCATCTGCTACGGGCTGACCTCGGTCACCTTCATCACCAGCATCTATCACACCACGACCGCCAACCTGGTCTTCATCCTGGCCTTCAACACCGTGTTCGCGGCGCTGCTGTCCTGGGTGGTCCTGAAGGAGCGGCCGCGACCGGCCACGGTGGTCGCGATGCTGGTCATGATCGTCGGCGTCGCGATCATCGTCGGCGATTCGATCGGCACCGGACACCTGTTCGGCGATTTCATGGCGCTGTGCTCGGCTTTCTTCATCGCACTGGCCATCACCCTCTCGCGCGCCAGCGGCAAGGACATGGGATTCGCTTCGCTGATCGGCGTGATCCTGCCCCTGGGCGTCGCGGTGTTCATGGTCTCGAGCGAAGGCTTTCAGGTGAACGCGCCGTGGTGGATCATCTTCAACGGCGCCGTCATCATGCCGATCTCGTTCTTCTGCCTCGCCAACGGGCCGAAATACATTTCCGGGCCTGAGGTGGCGATGTTCTATGTGCTCGAAACCGTGCTGGCGCCGGTCTGGGTGTGGATGGTCTTTGCCGAAACGCCGTCGCGCAACAGCCTGATCGGCGGCGCGATCCTCATCGTCACGCTGGTCGCCCATTCGCTATGGCAGCTGCATGAGGGGCGCAAACGCCGCGCAGCCCTT
- a CDS encoding arginyltransferase — MTHHPTQSPQFFLTAPSPCPYLEGQFERKVFTHLVGDKAPEMNDLLTQGGFRRSQNIAYRPACETCRACVSVRILAQEFTTSRNMKRVIQRNSDLVGAMHDAQPSTEQYSLFRSYLDARHRRGGMSDMTVLDYAMMVEDTHVDTKVIEYRRRGPDTFITGKGQGELIAVALTDKMADGLSMVYSYFNPDFEDRSLGTFMILDHIARARAMGLPHVYLGYWVNGSRKMNYKMRFMPQEHLGPKGWERYDHEAVSR; from the coding sequence ATGACGCACCATCCGACCCAGTCGCCGCAGTTCTTCCTGACCGCGCCGTCACCGTGCCCGTATCTTGAGGGCCAGTTCGAGCGCAAGGTGTTCACGCATCTGGTCGGCGACAAGGCGCCGGAGATGAACGACCTGTTGACGCAAGGCGGCTTCCGCCGGTCGCAGAACATCGCCTACAGGCCGGCCTGCGAAACCTGCCGCGCCTGCGTTTCGGTACGCATCCTGGCCCAGGAATTCACCACCAGCCGCAACATGAAGCGGGTGATACAGCGCAATTCGGACCTCGTCGGCGCCATGCACGACGCCCAACCTTCCACCGAGCAGTACTCGCTGTTCCGCAGCTATCTCGATGCCCGCCACCGCCGCGGCGGCATGTCCGACATGACGGTGCTCGACTACGCCATGATGGTCGAGGACACCCATGTCGACACCAAGGTCATCGAATACCGGCGCCGCGGCCCCGACACCTTCATCACCGGCAAGGGCCAGGGCGAGCTGATCGCAGTCGCCCTCACCGACAAGATGGCCGACGGCCTGTCGATGGTTTATTCCTACTTCAATCCGGACTTCGAGGACCGCTCGCTCGGCACCTTCATGATCCTGGATCACATCGCCCGCGCCAGGGCGATGGGCTTGCCCCATGTCTATCTCGGCTACTGGGTCAACGGCTCGCGCAAGATGAACTATAAGATGCGCTTCATGCCGCAGGAGCATCTCGGCCCCAAAGGCTGGGAACGCTACGACCACGAAGCGGTTTCGCGCTGA
- a CDS encoding RDD family protein has protein sequence MNARVLDGEIITTRLDDIRAYDGVRTRRVLAFIVDYCIVALLTIPFAILVFFLGLLTLGLGWMLFSVLVPAVAILYIWNTLGSADQATTGMKMMGIRLDRLDGTRIDGLTAVVHSVLFWAGNVILTPLVLLVTLFADRKRTLHDLLLGTVVSRSDR, from the coding sequence ATGAACGCGCGCGTTCTCGACGGCGAAATCATCACCACCAGGCTCGATGATATCAGGGCTTATGACGGCGTGCGCACGCGGCGTGTCCTCGCCTTCATCGTCGACTATTGCATCGTCGCGCTGCTCACCATCCCGTTCGCGATCCTGGTGTTCTTCCTTGGGCTCTTGACGCTCGGCCTCGGCTGGATGCTGTTTTCCGTCCTCGTGCCGGCCGTCGCCATTCTCTACATCTGGAACACGCTTGGCAGCGCCGACCAGGCCACGACTGGCATGAAGATGATGGGGATCCGGCTCGACCGTCTGGACGGCACCCGCATCGACGGGCTGACGGCCGTGGTGCATTCGGTGCTGTTCTGGGCCGGCAACGTCATCCTGACGCCGCTGGTCCTTCTGGTGACGCTGTTTGCCGACCGCAAGCGCACGCTGCACGACCTGCTGCTCGGCACGGTGGTCAGCCGCAGCGACCGCTGA
- the sthA gene encoding Si-specific NAD(P)(+) transhydrogenase — MDYDMLVIGSGPSGRRAAVQSAKLGKSVLVVDRGRRLGGVSVHTGTIPSKTLRETVLNLSGWRERGFYGRGYRVKQDISVGDLIERLHKTLDHEVEVLQHQFMRNTVRSARAAVKFLGPNRASLTTDAGDYSEVGFAHALIAVGTRPHRPRDVPFDKTRVFDSDEMLELERLPRTLTVIGGGVIGVEYATIFSALDVPVTLVEPRNTILDFVDREIVDDFIHQMRDRGMTIRLGSAIKEIASKADYAEVTLADGRTIRSEMVLYAAGRTGNVGALGLDVVGIEADSRGRIKVDPQTFRTSAPNIYAAGDVIGFPSLASTSMEQGRVAACHAFGEPLPPPPQTFPYGIYAVPEISTVGQSEEQVRESGGAYEVGVARFRETSRGHIMGVNTGFLKLLFSIETRRLLGAHIVGEGATELIHIGQAVINLGGTVDFFVNNTFNYPTLAEAYKIAGLDAWNRMGRG, encoded by the coding sequence ATGGACTATGACATGCTGGTCATCGGCAGCGGGCCTTCCGGGCGCCGTGCCGCGGTGCAGTCGGCCAAGCTCGGCAAATCCGTGCTGGTGGTGGACAGGGGCCGGCGTCTTGGCGGTGTTTCCGTGCACACCGGCACCATCCCGTCGAAGACGCTGCGGGAAACCGTGCTCAACCTCTCGGGCTGGCGCGAACGCGGCTTCTACGGGCGCGGCTACCGGGTCAAGCAGGACATTTCGGTCGGCGACCTGATCGAGCGCCTGCACAAGACGCTCGATCACGAGGTCGAGGTGCTGCAGCACCAGTTCATGCGCAACACGGTCAGGAGCGCGCGCGCCGCGGTCAAGTTTCTCGGCCCCAACAGAGCGAGCCTGACGACGGACGCCGGCGATTACAGCGAAGTCGGTTTCGCGCATGCGCTGATCGCGGTCGGCACCCGCCCGCACCGGCCGCGCGACGTGCCCTTCGACAAGACCCGTGTCTTCGACAGCGACGAGATGCTGGAACTCGAGCGCCTGCCGCGGACGCTGACGGTGATCGGCGGCGGCGTCATCGGCGTCGAATACGCGACGATCTTTTCGGCGCTCGACGTGCCGGTGACGCTGGTCGAGCCGCGCAACACCATCCTCGATTTCGTCGACCGCGAGATCGTCGACGATTTCATCCATCAGATGCGCGACCGCGGCATGACGATCCGGCTGGGCAGCGCCATCAAGGAGATCGCCTCGAAAGCCGACTACGCCGAGGTGACGCTCGCCGACGGCCGCACCATACGCTCGGAGATGGTGCTCTATGCCGCGGGACGCACCGGCAATGTCGGCGCGCTCGGCCTGGACGTGGTCGGCATCGAGGCCGATTCCAGGGGCCGCATCAAGGTCGATCCGCAGACCTTCCGGACCAGCGCGCCGAACATCTATGCCGCCGGCGACGTCATCGGCTTTCCGAGCCTCGCCTCCACCTCGATGGAACAGGGCAGGGTGGCCGCCTGCCACGCCTTCGGCGAGCCCTTGCCGCCGCCGCCGCAAACCTTTCCGTACGGCATCTACGCCGTGCCTGAGATCTCGACCGTTGGCCAGTCCGAGGAGCAGGTGCGCGAGAGCGGCGGCGCGTATGAGGTCGGCGTGGCGCGCTTCCGCGAGACCTCGCGCGGCCACATCATGGGCGTCAACACCGGCTTCCTGAAGCTTCTGTTCTCGATCGAAACGCGTCGGCTGCTTGGCGCGCATATCGTCGGCGAAGGCGCGACCGAACTGATCCATATCGGCCAGGCGGTCATCAATCTCGGCGGCACCGTCGATTTCTTCGTCAACAACACCTTCAACTATCCGACGCTGGCCGAAGCCTACAAGATCGCAGGGCTGGATGCCTGGAACCGGATGGGGCGGGGGTAG
- a CDS encoding helix-turn-helix domain-containing protein produces MAKAAQPSDTEKLRVNEKKWTKPLWAAGWSGIPNIIIEKQAALGLDPLDMNIILHLTQYWWKADNPPCPSVGTIATALGVTERTIQKRIKALEELHLIERVERRQTKYGSMPNIYKLDGLIAAATPYAQEKLKEIEQAKAAKKARILRKKPVLSVVK; encoded by the coding sequence ATGGCTAAAGCCGCACAACCATCCGACACCGAGAAGCTCCGTGTCAATGAAAAGAAATGGACTAAGCCTCTATGGGCAGCCGGGTGGAGTGGCATTCCGAACATTATTATCGAGAAGCAGGCCGCCCTCGGGCTCGATCCCCTCGACATGAACATCATCCTTCACCTCACCCAATACTGGTGGAAGGCAGACAATCCTCCGTGCCCTTCGGTCGGCACGATCGCCACGGCGCTTGGCGTCACCGAGAGGACAATCCAGAAACGTATCAAAGCGCTTGAGGAACTGCACTTGATTGAACGCGTGGAGCGCCGTCAAACAAAGTACGGCAGCATGCCGAACATATACAAACTCGATGGGCTCATTGCCGCAGCCACTCCTTACGCGCAAGAGAAGCTGAAGGAGATCGAGCAGGCGAAGGCGGCAAAGAAAGCTCGTATTCTACGAAAGAAGCCCGTGCTTTCCGTGGTCAAATAA
- a CDS encoding alpha/beta hydrolase, with the protein MAEKPPEDGFLRRDLAFSYRLYRPVDLSGECLFLLHGSGVDETTLVALARQIAPRAVLVAVRGRIAQEDGFRWFGRITPTRFEQQSIRTEADAFAGFIAEAAKRHGLDLSRTVFLGYSNGANLVSTVMLLHSGLIERAVLLRPMPVLDDVPPADLGKARVLVIAGAVDLTYAPFAPALVALLSRHSAEVDARIIASGHEIGDRDAGIVRQWLAGPAIAIAQAD; encoded by the coding sequence ATGGCAGAAAAACCTCCGGAAGATGGCTTTTTGCGGCGCGACCTGGCGTTTTCCTACCGGCTTTACCGACCTGTGGATTTGAGCGGCGAATGCCTTTTCCTGCTGCATGGATCCGGCGTCGACGAGACGACGCTGGTGGCGCTGGCGCGGCAGATCGCACCGCGCGCCGTGCTGGTGGCGGTCCGTGGCCGCATCGCCCAGGAGGACGGTTTCCGCTGGTTCGGGCGGATCACACCGACGCGCTTCGAACAGCAGAGCATCCGCACGGAGGCGGACGCTTTCGCGGGTTTCATCGCCGAGGCGGCGAAGCGCCACGGTCTCGATCTCTCCCGAACGGTTTTTCTCGGCTATTCGAACGGCGCCAACCTGGTTTCGACCGTGATGCTGCTGCATTCCGGCCTCATCGAACGGGCAGTATTGCTGCGCCCGATGCCGGTGCTGGACGACGTGCCCCCGGCCGACCTCGGCAAGGCGCGCGTGCTGGTCATTGCCGGCGCCGTCGACCTGACCTACGCGCCCTTCGCGCCGGCGCTGGTCGCGTTGCTCAGCCGGCATAGCGCCGAGGTCGACGCCCGCATCATTGCCTCCGGCCATGAGATCGGCGATCGGGATGCCGGAATCGTCAGGCAATGGCTGGCAGGCCCAGCAATCGCCATTGCGCAAGCGGACTGA
- a CDS encoding OpgC family protein, with protein MTIPISQGRDTRIPDRSARVPDRDTRIDVFRALALLIIFVDHVPGTVFETLTYKNFGFSDAAEAFVLISGMSVALAYGSKFQPGNRLLAALKLWRRTGVLYIAHIVTTMVVVAIFCAAAVFAKRPEILTMINIGPLISNAPQALIGIVTLGHQLGYNNILPVYSVLLLMAPAFLLLVSYRPLAALALSGVLWLVAGIYQIAPPNYPESGFWFLNPLSWQFLFTIGMAGMLHVRRGGTIPVNRWLVGAAAIYVAGALVWVHSPLWGRVSWLDLPVVLTGFDKTFLSLPRLLHILAVSYLVVAIPSVSNLFRTSRDHPLAILGKRSLPVFIAGTLIAMAAQVMKLINPGGFAYDSLLISAGIAMQFALAYYLEWLSGIGGKSKPVRSEAPAVHASFGVGGMTASASL; from the coding sequence ATGACCATACCGATTTCGCAGGGACGGGATACGCGTATCCCGGATCGCAGCGCGCGTGTCCCGGATCGCGATACGCGTATTGACGTGTTCCGCGCTCTCGCTCTGCTGATCATATTTGTCGATCACGTGCCGGGCACCGTTTTCGAAACCTTGACCTACAAGAATTTCGGCTTTTCGGATGCCGCGGAGGCCTTCGTGCTGATCTCGGGCATGTCCGTCGCGCTCGCCTACGGCTCAAAGTTCCAGCCCGGAAACCGGCTCCTGGCGGCACTGAAATTATGGCGCCGCACCGGCGTGCTCTATATCGCCCACATCGTCACGACGATGGTGGTGGTGGCCATCTTCTGCGCGGCGGCGGTGTTCGCGAAGCGGCCGGAGATACTGACGATGATCAACATCGGGCCGTTGATCAGCAACGCCCCGCAAGCTTTGATCGGCATCGTCACACTTGGCCATCAGCTCGGCTACAACAACATCCTGCCGGTCTATTCAGTGCTGCTGCTGATGGCGCCGGCCTTCCTGCTCCTCGTCAGCTACAGGCCCCTGGCGGCGCTCGCACTCTCCGGAGTCCTGTGGCTGGTTGCCGGGATCTACCAGATCGCCCCGCCGAATTATCCGGAGTCCGGCTTCTGGTTCCTCAATCCGCTGTCGTGGCAGTTCCTCTTCACCATCGGCATGGCGGGCATGCTGCATGTCAGGCGCGGCGGCACCATTCCGGTCAACCGCTGGCTGGTCGGCGCGGCGGCAATCTATGTCGCCGGAGCGTTGGTCTGGGTGCACAGCCCGCTGTGGGGGCGGGTGTCGTGGCTGGATCTGCCCGTGGTGCTGACCGGCTTCGACAAAACGTTCCTGTCGCTGCCGAGGTTGCTGCACATCCTGGCCGTGAGCTACCTGGTGGTGGCCATTCCTTCTGTCTCGAACCTGTTCCGCACCAGCCGTGACCATCCGCTCGCCATATTGGGCAAGCGCTCGCTGCCGGTTTTCATCGCCGGCACGCTGATCGCCATGGCGGCGCAGGTGATGAAGCTGATCAACCCGGGCGGGTTTGCCTATGACAGCCTGCTGATATCAGCCGGCATCGCCATGCAGTTCGCGCTCGCCTATTATCTCGAATGGCTGTCGGGTATTGGCGGCAAGAGCAAGCCGGTCCGCAGCGAGGCGCCGGCTGTCCATGCGTCCTTCGGTGTAGGGGGCATGACGGCAAGTGCCAGCCTGTAG
- a CDS encoding alpha/beta hydrolase → MLASSSVFDCKRLCDRCSLGDKLGMTIVLVHGNPETEAIWDDLIPHLRDDDIVRLSPPGFGSVIPAGFDCSIDAYRDWLAGELEKLAQPIDLVGHDWGGGHVMRIAMDRPDLIRSWTADVLGALDSDYVWHDLAQVWQTPEIGEQAVAQMVGTPAEARAKRYESLGMTSTIAEKVAAGANAEMGRAILALYRSAAQPVMCELGTGLPRAAAKPGLALSATEDSYGGGETLARRSAERAGAKVAVLEGAGHWWMCQHPKQGADAINAFLAKLN, encoded by the coding sequence TTGCTTGCCAGCAGCAGCGTTTTCGACTGCAAGCGGTTGTGCGACAGATGTTCTTTGGGGGACAAGCTTGGGATGACCATCGTTCTCGTTCATGGAAATCCGGAAACGGAGGCGATCTGGGACGATCTCATCCCGCATCTGCGCGACGATGACATTGTTCGGCTGTCTCCACCCGGATTTGGGTCCGTCATCCCTGCCGGCTTCGACTGTTCCATTGATGCTTATCGCGACTGGCTTGCCGGCGAACTCGAGAAGTTGGCGCAACCGATCGATCTCGTGGGGCATGACTGGGGCGGGGGACATGTCATGCGTATCGCAATGGACCGCCCGGACCTAATACGGTCTTGGACGGCCGATGTTCTGGGCGCGCTCGACTCGGATTACGTCTGGCACGACCTGGCGCAGGTCTGGCAGACACCGGAAATCGGCGAGCAGGCGGTTGCGCAGATGGTCGGCACGCCGGCCGAGGCCAGAGCCAAGCGGTACGAGAGCTTGGGCATGACCTCGACGATCGCTGAAAAGGTGGCGGCGGGTGCGAACGCGGAGATGGGCAGGGCAATCCTGGCACTGTACAGATCAGCCGCTCAACCGGTGATGTGCGAACTCGGAACCGGCTTGCCGCGGGCAGCCGCCAAACCCGGCCTGGCGCTGAGCGCGACGGAAGATTCCTATGGCGGCGGCGAGACGCTCGCGCGCCGTTCTGCCGAGCGCGCCGGGGCAAAGGTTGCCGTTCTGGAAGGGGCGGGTCATTGGTGGATGTGCCAGCATCCAAAGCAAGGTGCTGACGCGATCAACGCGTTCCTGGCAAAGCTGAACTAG